Proteins from one Nilaparvata lugens isolate BPH chromosome 10, ASM1435652v1, whole genome shotgun sequence genomic window:
- the LOC120353410 gene encoding uncharacterized protein LOC120353410 isoform X1 has product MSIGFTCYRCCSRWMDGDVGGRRSGLLFYSAGNVLELLVSGARWYGLSLYLMDVILSLAGDVVRFLLAFCGWWCGLSLHATDDVFGLAGDVVQLLSAFCRVRGDFSFDILG; this is encoded by the exons ATGAGTATTGGTTTCACATGTTACAGGTGCTGTTCTCGGTGGATGGacggtgatgtgggcggtcggcggtccggacTGCTCTTCTactcggcgggcaacgtccttgaactcctggtgtccggcgcgcggtggtacgggctgtccctctacctgatggatgtcATCCTCAGCTTGGCGGGTGATGTCGTCCGGTTCCTCTTGGCATTCTGTGGGTGGTGGTGCGGGCTGTCCCTCCATGCCACGGATGATGTCTTCGGCTTGGCTGGTGATGTCGTCCAGctcctctcggcgttctgcagGGTGCGGGGCGACTTCAGTTTTGACATTCTCG GATGA
- the LOC120353410 gene encoding uncharacterized protein LOC120353410 isoform X2, translating to MDGDVGGRRSGLLFYSAGNVLELLVSGARWYGLSLYLMDVILSLAGDVVRFLLAFCGWWCGLSLHATDDVFGLAGDVVQLLSAFCRVRGDFSFDILG from the exons ATGGacggtgatgtgggcggtcggcggtccggacTGCTCTTCTactcggcgggcaacgtccttgaactcctggtgtccggcgcgcggtggtacgggctgtccctctacctgatggatgtcATCCTCAGCTTGGCGGGTGATGTCGTCCGGTTCCTCTTGGCATTCTGTGGGTGGTGGTGCGGGCTGTCCCTCCATGCCACGGATGATGTCTTCGGCTTGGCTGGTGATGTCGTCCAGctcctctcggcgttctgcagGGTGCGGGGCGACTTCAGTTTTGACATTCTCG GATGA